In Candidatus Cloacimonadota bacterium, the DNA window ATCCGAGTGTTTTTCTATATGGAAATCATCCAGTCCCAATTCAACTAAGCCATCGTTTATAAAATTGATGGACTGCTCAATATTTATGGTATTTTTCTGCTGTTCAGCAATAATATCTTTTTGTATGCTTATAGACTTTTCAGCTTCTTGCTCTGCTGTTTTCAGTTCACCGATTTTTTTCTCAATATCTGTTTTATCTTTAAGATAAATCGAAATGGTCTGGTCATAATCCCAGCACATTAATGCCCAAAACTGCTTTTTAATGTCAGCCAGCGTGTTATCTTTGTTGTCTATCTTGCTATTGTGAGTGGATATTACTTTATTAAGGCCATCAATAAAATCATTGAATTTCGTAATAGCAATTGCCGAATCTGAAAGTGTTATCTCTTGGCTGGGTGCTTTTATCTTGGTCTCAAGTTCACTTTTGTTTTTTTCAAGTAAGCGATATACGGCATTATAGTGATTTTCAAATTCACTCTTCTTTTCAACTATGTATGGGTTGATTTCAAACTTTTCTTTTTTAGGAAGTGCTGAAATAGCCTTTTCATAGGTAGAAAGAAGCTTTTTTAACTCATCAATATCATTCTCATAAGATTCATCAAAGAAACTTTGAATATCTTCAAACAGTGACTTCGTGATTGTTTTACTCTGACAAAAAGGGCAACTTTCGGCATTTTCTCCAATGGGTTCTGGCAAATATTGTAGCCCGTCTTTTACCCAGTCTGAATTTTGAAGTTGATTGATTAATGTGGATACGGTGCTGTTTTCATTTCCTACAATATTTTTTTGTAGAATTTGATTTTGCTCTACCTCGTGGGCTGTGAAATTGATCTTTGAAAGGAGATCATGTTT includes these proteins:
- a CDS encoding AAA family ATPase; the protein is MITKISMNNIASYKSLATLETDKKVNLVYGLNGTGKSTLSSFLYDKNNSDFTDCSIDGLNGEDIRVYSQKFIQDYFYEPDNLKGIFTLSKENKEAEEKIKSAQKEIDKLEVGKQTKISQKTEQEKSLSTKKQNAEKITWEIKTTFAGGDRVLEYCLENLKGKKDKLFNHLANINKPDEQPIKTSDQLKKEVEAIQGDDAQKHDLLSKINFTAHEVEQNQILQKNIVGNENSTVSTLINQLQNSDWVKDGLQYLPEPIGENAESCPFCQSKTITKSLFEDIQSFFDESYENDIDELKKLLSTYEKAISALPKKEKFEINPYIVEKKSEFENHYNAVYRLLEKNKSELETKIKAPSQEITLSDSAIAITKFNDFIDGLNKVISTHNSKIDNKDNTLADIKKQFWALMCWDYDQTISIYLKDKTDIEKKIGELKTAEQEAEKSISIQKDIIAEQQKNTINIEQSINFINDGLVELGLDDFHIEKHSD